caaatcccaaaccccaaatccccaatcccaaatcccaaaccccaaaccttgatcccaaatcccaaatcccgatcccaaaccccaaatcccgctTCCCAGAGCCCCCCACGGAGGATGACGTTTACTGTCGctgcctgtccccatcccaaaccccaaaccccaaaccccaaatcccaaaccccgaatcctgatcccaaaccccaaatcccgaTTCCCAGAGCCCCCCACGGAGGATGACGTTTACTGTCGCTGCCTGTCCctatcccaaaccccaaaccttgATCCCAAACCCCgaatcctgatcccaaatcccaaatcccgctTCCCAGAGCCCCCCACGGAGGATGACGTTTACTGTCGCTGCCTGTCGCGCACGCTGTGCCACACGGCCACGCCCGTCACCGTCGGCTTCTACGCGCCCTGCGGCCACCGCCTGGAGACCCTGCTGGCCAAGGTCACCGGTGCgtcgggaattcgggaattcgggaattcaggaatttgggatttcctCATGGGCTGGGGTCTCGGCGCggttcccaatcccaaattccacccaCAATCCCGAATTCCATCCCTTTCCTTCTCCCGTTTTGGTGTTGTCCAATCCCCCAGTCAAAGCCCGCTTCCcgccccaaatcccaaattccagcatCAATcctaaatcccaaatcccttcccgAATCCCAGATCCAAAATGTCATCACATCcaatccaacccaacccaacccagaccccaaatcccagccccaaatctCATCCCAGACCCAAAATTTCATCCCAGGCCCCAAatttcatcccaaatcccatcccagaccccaaatcccatcccaaacccaaatcccaaccccccaaatcccatcccagaccccaaatctcaCCCCAAAGCCCAAATCCCAAccccccaatcccatcccagaccccaaatctcaccccaaaccccaatcccaaccccccaatcccaccccccagctcccccccTGACTCCCCGATCCCGTCGCAGCCTTCATGCGTGAGGAGATGGCGCGGCGCGAAGCGGCCGAGCTGCAGCGGGGCCGCCGGAAGCCGCGCAGCCCCCACGGCTGGGGGCTCCTGCTGGCCCTGTGGCTCCTGGCCTTCTACGAGCCCGTGGTCACCGAGGGCCACCTGCGCCGCAAGAACCTGGAGTTCATCTTCATCCGCTTCAGCGCCTGGGAGTTCGCCGGCTGCGACAAGCTGTGGGCGGGGCTGGTGACCACGCTGTGCCACCGCGTGCGCCAGCACTTCGGGGCGCTGCCCCTCAGCGTCTTCCACGTGCTGGGCTCGCGGCCGCGCTTCGCCTCCGGCCCGTCCCGCCGGGAGTGGATCCTCAAGAGGGGAACCTGCCTGaggctctgggggctgctgctggtgctggccGTGGGCATCGCCATCCTCCTGGTGGCCCTGCTGGTGCCGGGGATCAAGGACCACCACGCGCTGAAGGTGGTGGGCAGCGCCGCCGCGTCGCTCTCGGGCTCCTCGCTGGTGCTGGGGGCTTTGTCCATCCTCAAGAACTTCCTGGTGAGCGAGAAGAAGAAAATCGAGCGCTTGACCGACAGCGACCGCTTCGCCGGCCAGCTGGGCTTCATGAGCAAAGTCCGCGGCGAGGTCGAGGTTCTGGTGGATTTCTTGGCTTTCATGGAAGTCTTCGAGCGCCGGCGGCTGCGGGTGGTGATGGAGATCACGGGATTGGATCTCTGCTACCCGGAGAAGGTGGCCGGGGTGTTCAACGCCATGGCCACGCTGCTGTCGGACGCCAACGCTCCCTTCATCTTCCTGCTGGCCGTGGACCCCGGCGTCATCGTGCCGTGCCTGGAGCAGACGGGCTGCATGAAGGGGCTGGCGGATAACGGTTACCTGTACCTGAACCGCGCCGTCACGCTGCCCTTCTCCATCCCCGGCACCGGCTGCCGCTCCCGCCTGCGCAGCGTCCAGGCCGCCATCCGCACGCGGGAGGATCTCATGGCTCGCATCATCGCCGGCAACGCCGCCGCCAAAACCGCGCCGGCGCAGATCCCCGGCGTCGCGGGCTGGAAAGAGGCGGATTCCGAGGCGGCCGTGTGGATCCGCGAGGCGTTCCGGTGCCTCCACGACGCCTCGGACGTTCTGTCGCGGTATCTGCCGGAGAACGGCGCCAACGTCCGCCGGATCGTCAACACCATCCCCATCAcgctgcggctgctgctgcaccGCTGCGGCGCCGCCGGGACGCTGTCgccgcgcgccgccgccgcgtGGGTGGTGCTGGCCGACCGCTGGCCCTGCCGCCTCAGCTGGACCCTGCAGTGCCTGGAGGATTCCGGCCAGGGCGCGGCCGCGCCGGATTCCGGGGAAAAATCCCTCTGGAGCGTTTTCCAGGACCACGTGGGCGAGCTGAGCGCGCTGCGGCAGCCGCtggggaaggtgctgagctTGGACGGGGATCCGGAGCTTTTCCAGGCGTTTCTGGCGCGGGATTTTCCCTTCGGCGTGGCCGAGGcgcgggagctgctgggggtgaCGGTGAACCTGGACCATTCCATCCGGCACCAGATGGGGCTGCTCCGCGCCCTGCAGAGGCTCGGCAGGACGGCGCCGGTGTCGCGCGGGGTGCAGTGCCCCGGCGGGCGGTGATCGACACCGGATCGTCCTCGGGATCGTCGGGATCATCATCGGGATCGTTGGGATCTTCGGGATTGTCATTGGGATTGTCATCAGCGTCATCGGGATCATCAGGATCGTCATCAAGATCATTGGGATCATTGAGATCCTCATTGGGATCATCAGGATCATCATGAAGATCATTTGGATCATCGGGATCATCACTGAGATCCTCAACGGGATCATCGGGATCATCATTGGGATCATCAGGATCATCATAAAGATCACTGGGATCATTGGGATCATCACTGAGATCGGGACCATCAAGATCGTCATCAAGATCATTTGGATCACCAAAAAGATCACTGGGATCATGAGGATCGTCACTGAGATCCTCATCAGGATCATCATTGGGATCAACCAATGAGGATCCTCATCAAGATCATCGGGATCATCGAGATCCTCATCGGGATCATCATTGGCGTCATCAGAATTATCAGAACCACCACTGGGATCATCATCGAGATCATTTGGATCATTGGGATCTTCAGGATCCTCATCAGGACCATCGGGACCATCAGAATCCTCATTGGGATCATCGGGATCCTCATTGGGATCTTCGGGATCCTCATTGGGATCATCAGAACCGTTATTGGGATCACCAAGATCATCGGGATCATCATCAGAATCATCGGAATCATCAGGATCCTCATCAGGACCATCAGAACCATCACTGGGATCATCGGGATCCTCATTGGGATCTTCGGGATCCTCATTGGGATCCTTGGGATAATCATCAGGATCCTCATCGGGATCATCGAGATCCTCATCAGGATCATCATTGGAATCATCATCGGGATCATCGGGATCCTCACTGGGATCATCGGGATCCTCATTGGGATCTTCGGGATCCTCATCAGGATTTCAGGATCCTCGGGATCCTCACTGGGATCCTCGGGATCCCTCCAAGGGCACCGAGAGCTccgggaggattttggggttttttttggggggtgggaaaACAGGAATTGGGAATTGTGGGATTTTATCCCGGAATTTGGATCCTGGGGAtgctggaggggtttgggaagaTCCAGAGGGAATTCCCGGGGTTTATTCCCGGGATTTCAtcactgggaattcctggagggCTTTGGGAAGATCCAGAGGGAATTCCCGGGGTTTATTCCCGGGATTTCAtcactgggaattcctggagggCTTTGGGAAGATCCAGAGGGAATTCCCGGGGTTTATTCCCAGGATTTCGtcactgggaattcctggaggggtttgggaagaTCCAGAGGGAATTCCCGGGGTTTATTCCCGGGATTTCgtccctgggaattcctggaggggtttgggaagaTCCAGAGGGAATTCCCGGGGTTTATTCCCGGGATTTCAtcactgggaattcctggagggCTTTGGGAAGATCCAGAGGGAATTCCCGGGTTTTGTTCCCGGGATTTTGTCCCTGGGAGATGCTGGGAGGGGCCGGGAAGATCCGAGGGCATCCCAAGGCTCCTGGAATCCAAAGGAATTCTGATCCCCCTGGGAATTCCCCTCCCCCCGAGACATTTCCGGGACCTCTTCCCAAAATTCGGGAGGGAAAAATCGGGAAGGAAAACCGGGAAAAGCCCCAAATCCCGGCCGTTCCCAACCCCCATCCCGCCGGAATTCCGGGGAAAACCCCCCGGGATCGCCCCCAATAAAACAAATTCCACCCCCGGCTCTGCGCTCtgggatttctttgggattCCCGGTGGGAATTCCCGCCCCTtccgggatttttttttgggatttcaccccccccccccctttaatccccgaattcccaaaattccggAATTCCCGGATGAGCCCCCAGAAAGAGGGCGGGTGACGAATGCAGAATTCCTTTAATTAGAAAACAGCCGTTAACGAAagaaaatccaaggaaaaaccaaaaaaaatgggaaaaacaaacaaaaaaaataaaccaggaaaagactgaaaaaaaaccgggaaaagacggaaaaaaaatcccccaaatcccaaaaaaaaccaaaaacccaacaaaacaaccccagGAAAACACCAGCGAAAATTCCCGGCCGGAATATCGGGAATATCCCTCCGGAATTCCAATTCCCaagccctcccctccccccccaaagCTCCCTGAAAGATTTTATTGCACTTAAGAAAGAAAAGCGACCCCTCCCCCactctgggaattccctgggaattccgggaatttcgggaattccGGGCTGGGAGATCCCCGCGGCGCATCCCGGATTTTTCTTTTCCGCATCccggattttttttccccttctctgtcgctctggaaatttgggatgagcGAGGAATTCCggcccctccctctcccctttttccctcctgcgttttttcccgggaattctgcGGCTCCTGGGTTTTTTATCCCGGGAATTCTGCGTCTCccgatttttttttcccaggaattctgggtctcctggttttttttttcccgggaattctgcGTCCCTTGGGTTTTTTATCCCAGGAATTCTGCGTCTCCCGATtttttttcccgggaattctgcGGCTGGCGATAAATAAAGAcgggaaaacaacaacaacaacaacaacaacaacaaaaaccaggaaaaaaaaccaaaaaacaaaaaataaagggggatggaaaaaaccgggaaaaaaattcccaaagaaacGGAAAGGGCCGgaaagggaaatggggaataaaTAAAGCGCGGAGGCCGCGGGAGCAGCCGATCCCGggatttctgttttgtttttttagggatggaattcccaaaCTGCCGCCGCTCCGGCCCTTCCCGGTTCCCTGTAGTGTTGCCGGATCCCGCCGGGAATCGCTCCGGGAATTCCCCGGAAGGCCGAGCCCCGATCCCGGCCCCTCGGAggcgggaaaaaaaaaaaaaaaaatcgggaaaaaaaaaaccgggaaaaatcCGTTTGTTTTGGTTCATTTCcgtttttttgtgttttgtgttttccGTCcgtttttcttttccaagaaaaatcccgAAAAATCCCGAAGTTTGGTTGGAATCTTGTGCGGAAGcgggaagagaggaaaagctCCGGAGCCTCCCCCTTTTCCAGAACctgcaggggaaggggaaaaaaagcggGAAAAGCCAGGCTGGAATTCCTGGATATTCCcggattttatttctttgggaaAAGCCGGGATTCCCGGGAATTGTGGGATTGGATccccgggaatttcgggattggatccctgggaattgtgggattggattcccgggaatttcgggattGGATTCACGGGAATTTCGGGATTGGATccccgggaatttcgggattGGATccccgggaatttcgggattGGATTCCCGGGAATGGTGGGATTGGATtcccgggaatttcgggattGGATccccgggaatttcgggattGGATTCCCAGGAATTGTGGGATTGGATTCCCGGGAATTGTGGGATTGGATCCCCGGGAATTGTGGGATTGGATtcccgggaatttcgggattggattcccgggaatttcgggattGGATTCCTGGGAATTGTGGGATTGGATccccgggaatttcgggattGGATtccgggaatttcgggattGGATTCCCGGCTCACCTGCGCTCAGAGCGGCTCCGGAGCCGTGTCCAGGCTGGCCTcgaggagcagctcctgcagctcctgctcgttccgggagcagctcagctctgcgGGAATGCGCCCATGGAATGTTCCGGAGCCGCCCGCGCTCTGCTCCGCTGCTTTTCCCGCTTTTCCCCACCTCCGTTCCCACTTTTCCAACCCAATTCCCgcagaattcccaattttcctcccagttccacctccattcccggttttccagCCCAATTCCCACACTATTCCCAGTTTTCCACCCCAATTCCCGCAGAATTACCActtttccacccaaattccagctccattcccagtttttcccactcctttcccagttttccatccaaattcccacagaattcccagttttcctcccaattccagctccattcccatttttttgggggaattcagGGCCCCAGAACCTTTGGGAATCAGGAGGGACTCCAAACCCTCGGGAATTGTGGCGGGcttggaatttctgggaattcgGGATCCCAGAACCTTTGGGAATCGCGGCGAGCTCTGAAACCCCAGAAATTCGGGATCCCGGAACCCTCCGGAATTCGGGATTTTGGAACCCTCTGGAATCCAGGATTTTGGAACCCCTGGAACTCCAGGATTTTGGAACCCTCTGGAATTCAGAACCCCCTGGAATTCGGGATCCCGGAAGCCCCAGAAATCCGGGATTTCGGAACCCTCCGGAATCCGGGATCCCCGAGTTCCCGGGATGGCCCCCCCGGGCCGGtcgggattttgggaatctCACCGTGTTCGCCCATTCCCGATTTCCCGTCGCCCTCCGGGCCCGGCTCCGGCAGCGCCCGGGCAAAATCCGCCTTGAGCCCGTTGGGAAGCGGCGAATCCCGGGAAGGGCTCCCGCAGGGAATTCCCGCGGATCCGCCCGCCCGCGACAGTTCGGGAATTGGGGCCGGAGCCGCGCGCGGGGGCTCGGGAACGGCCACGGATCCGTCCGGAACGGCCCCAAATCCATCGGGAACGGCCCCAGATCCATCGGGAACGGCCCCAGATCCGTCGGGAACGGCTCCAGATCCATCCGGAACGGCGCTGGATCCATCGGGAACGGTGCTGGATCCGTCGGGAGCAGCCCCAAATCCATCGGGAACGGTGCTGGATCCGTCGGGAGCGGCCCCAAATCCATCGGGAACGGTGCTGGATCCGTCGGGAACGGCTCCGGATCTGTTGGGAATGGATCCGGATCCCCCGGGAATGGCCCCAAATCCTTCAGGAACGGCCCCAAGTCCGTCAGGAACGGCTCCAGATCCATCGGGAACGGCGCCGGATTCGTCGGGAACGACCCCGGATTCGTCGGGAACGGCTCCGGATCCGTTTGGAACAGCGCTGGATCCGTCAGGAATGGATCCGGATCCATCGGGAACAACCCCAGATCCATCGGGAACGGTGCCAGATCCATCAGAAATTGTCCCAGACCCATCGGGAACGATCCCGGATCCCTTGGGAACAGTCTCAGATCCCTCGGGAGCATCTCCAGATCCCTCGGGAATGGCCCCGGATCCTTCAGGAACAGTCTTGGATTCCTCAGGAACGATCCCGGATCCATCAGGAACGATCCCAGATCCCTCGGGAATGGCCCCAGATCCCTCGGGAACGATCCCAGATCCCTCGGGAATGATCCCAGATCCCTCGGGAACGGCTCCGGATCCCTTGGGAATGGCCCCAGATCCCTCGGGAACGATCCCAGATCCCTCGGGAACGATCCCAGATCCCTCAGGAACGGCTCCGGATCCCTCGGGAACGGCTCCGGATCCCTCAGGAACGGCTCCAGATCCCTCAGGAACGGCCCTGGATCCCTCGGGAACGTTTTCCACGCGCGTCACCACGAAAATCttcctccctctgccggggctGGAGACGGAAATCCTGCGCTCGGCgttcccggaattcccggaattcccacaggattccagcacctccctcgagtccttcccctcctcctcctcctcctcctcctcctccgtgTCCGAGCTGGAATCTCCGCCCGGAGCCGCGTTCCCGTTCTCCTCCGGGGAGGCTcctccgggaattccgggatcgTCCTCGGGATCCTCGTTCCCGGAAATCTCCGGCATGGAGGCCGAGTgccggagctgctgctccttctcctccttctcccgGGCCAGGACGAAATTCCGCTTGCAGCCGTTCTGGATCTCGGCCAGCAGCGCCTTCTGCGTCTCCAGGAAACTTTTCACCTGCCGGgaaaaaaatccgggaattccggggaaaaaaaaaaaatcccgggaaaattcCCCCCTCCGGAATCGGTTCCGGGTTTTTTTTTCCGGGTGGGGTTTTTGAGGCGCTGGCCCTTtaagagggaaaatgggaattttgggggttttccgggaaaaaagggatttgggaattccagggaaggTTGGAGATTCCCGGGATTCcgggtgggaaatggggaaaatccggAAAATCCGTCGGTGGGAACGGAATGAAGAGCACGGAAATGTGGGAATCCGAAGGGTTGGATCCCGgagattcccaaaattccccgaGCTGAGATTCCCAAAAAATGCCAAATCCAtgggaaaaacctggaaaaacctggaaaatcCCAACCCCGAAGCCCCAGAGCTCAGGAGCCGCTTCCCACTCcagaatcctgggaattctgggaattctgggggaacTTCAGGAactttttgggaattttttgggaatatcaggaattctgggatgcAGCACCTCCTTTTTGGGCTCACAATCAAatcccaaagccccccaaaacccccaaaattcccatttccccctccaGAAACTCCCGGGAACTgcggggatttttggggatttttgggaattccagggaatttcGGGAAATTCCAGGAACTTTCTgggaaattccaggaatttttcaggaatacCAGGGATTCTGGGACTCCCTCTTGTGCTCATAAtcaatcccccccaaaacccccaaaattcccatttctccctCCAGAAACGCCCGGGAACCGCGgggatttttaggatttttgggaattctagggaattttgggaaattccaagaattttttgggaatatcaGGAATTCTGGGACACCCGAATCCCCCTTGTGCTCACAATGAAACTCCTccagaaacccccaaaatccccatttccccctccaGAAACGCCCGGGAACCgcggggatttttggggatttttgggaattctgggatttttgggaaattccaggaatttttttggaatatcAGGAATTCTGGGACATCCAAATCCCCCTTGTGCTCACAAtgaatcccccccaaaattcccatttccccctccaGAAACGCCCAGGAACCgcggggatttttgggatttttgggaatcccGGAGAATTTGTGGGAACTCCAGGAACTTTCTgggaaattccaggaatttttcaggaatatcAGGGATTCTGGGACACCCGAATCCCCCTTGTGCTCACAAtcaatcccccccaaaacccccaaaattcccaatttctccctCCAGAAACGCCCGGGAACcgtggggatttttggggatttttgggatttttgggaattctgggaattgcgggaattcccgggaattgtGGGGACTGACCGCCTCCTTCTTGGGCTCGCGGTCGAGGTCGAGGCGCAGCAGGGAGTGGTTGACGCGCAGCGCGAGCGACAGCGCCATCAGCCCCCCCGTCTTGATGTCGTTCTCGCGCAGGTCCAGGCGCAGCAGCCGCGAACTCTCGGCCACGAACTCGGCCACGGCCACCGCCCCTGGAgcggggaaaaaacgggaataaACCatgggaatggcgggaaaaaTCATCGGGAATGGTGGGAAAAATCACTGGGAATGGTGGGGAAACATCACCGCCcctggaggggggaaaaaacgggaataaACCACGGGAATGGCAGGAAAAATCATTGGGAGTGGATGGAAAACATCACCGCCCCTGgagtggggaaaaaacgggaataaACAACGGGAATGGCGGGAAAAATCATCGGGAATGGCGGGAAAAATCACTGGGAATGGATGGAAAACATCACCGCCCCTGGAgcggggaaaaaacgggaataaACAACAGGAATGGCGGGAAAAATCATCGGGAATGGCGGGAAAAATCATTGGGAATGGATGGAAAACATCACCGCCCCTGgagtggggaaaaaacgggaataaACAACGGGAATGGCGGGAAAAATCATCGGGAATGGCGGGAAAAATCATTGGGAATGGATGGAAAACATCACCGCCCCTGGAgcggggaaaaaacgggaataaaccatgggaatggcaggaaaagtcattgggaatggtgggaaaaacaacaggaaaaaacaccGCGcctggaggggggaaaaaacgggaataaACCACGGGAATGGCGGGAAAAATCATCGGGAATGGCGGGAAAAATCattgggaatggtgggaaaaaTCATTGGGAATGGATGGAAAACATCACCGCCcctggaggggggaaaaaacgggaataaACCatgggaatggcgggaaaaaTCATCGGGAATGGCGGGAAAAATCACTGGGAATGGATGGAAAACATCACCGCCCCTGGAGGGGGCAGAAATAATGGGAAAATcaccgggaatcccgggaaaaaacaccgggaatggagGGAAAACATCACCGTGCCTGGAGGGGGGAAACAACGGGAAAATGTCACCAGGAATGGCAGGAAAAATATCACTGCGCCTGGCGGgaaaaaacaccaggaaaagtCATTGGGAATCGCGGGAAAAATCACCGGGAATGGCAAGAAAatacacagggaaaaatcactgggaatggcaggagaaaacactgggaatggcgggaaaaaacaccaggaaaaatcACCGGGAATGGTAGGAAAAATCACCGCGAATGCTGGGAAAAATCACCGGGAATGGTGGGAAAAATCACCgggaatggtgggaaaaaacaccaggaaaagtCACTGGGAATGGTCAGAATGGCGGGAAAAATCACCAGGAAAAGTcaatgggaatggtgggaaatgGCGGGAAATgctgggaattcccgggaaacGGCGGGAAatgctgggaattcctgggaaatgctgggaattcctgggaattcctgggaaatgctgggaattcccgggaattctggggaatttctgggaattcccgTGAATCCCATGACCGACCCTCGCAGGTGAGCTTGGTGCAGGCCAGGCCGAGGCGCAGCACGGAGCGATTCCCGATCAATCCGTTCTTCAGGTTCCGCACGCCCTCGTTCCCGATGGGATTGTGACCCAGGTTCAGCGTCTCCAGGCTCTGCGTGTGCGGCTGcggaaaatcccgggaaaaatgggaattccagaggaaatccagggaaaataaTGGGGGGAAGtcagggaaaatccaggaaaaaatggggggaattccaggggaaaacagggtaaaaatggggggaattccaggggaaatcccgggaaaataatggggggaattccaggggaaatcccgggaaaataatggggggaattccaggggaaatccaggaaaaaatggggggaattcagggaaaatcctgggaaaataatggggggaactcagggaaaaatgggaaaaaaatggggggagttcagggaaaaacagggaaaaatgaggggaattcagggaaaaacagggaaaaaatggggggaagtcagggaaaatccaggaaaaaatggggggaattcagggaaaaacagggaaaaaatggggggaattccaggggaaatccaggaaaaaatggggggaattccaggggaaaacagggaaaaatgaggggaattcagggaaaaacagggaaaaaatggggggaagtcagggaaaatccagggaaaaatgggggaaatccagggaaataatggggggaattcagggaaaatccaGAGAAAGGGGTGGGAatacaggaaaaatgggaaaaaggtgtgggaatccagggaaaaacagggaaaggggtgggaatccagaaaaaaatgggaaaagggtgCGGGAATCCATGGAGAAAACGGGTAAAAGCTGTGGAAATTGATGGAAAACCCATGGAATTGGATGGAAAACGAAGAAAACCCCCAGAAAACCCATggaaaacccaaataaaaccatggaaaatcaacggaaataaatggaaaaccCATGGAAACCCATGGAAATCCCcagaaaatccatggaaatcgctagaaatccatggaaaatccctggaaaacgCCCGTGGGATTCCCGGGATCGCTGACCAGGCTCATTCCCAGGAAAGCCATCCCGGCGTGGCTCAGTTGGTTGTTCCAGAGCACCAAAGTCTGCAGCCCCCGGCGCTGCTCCCGCAGGCCCTCGCACAGGAACGCCAGGCCTGGAAAACACCCGGAATACCGGGAATGACGGGGTTAATGAgggctgggaatgccaggaatACCGGGAATCACGGAGTTAATGAGGGCTGGGAAtaccgggaataccgggaatgCCGGAGTTAATGAGGGCTGGGAATgccgggaataccgggaatcACGGAGTTAGGGAGGGCTGGGAATgccgggaataccgggaatcACGGAGTTAATGAGGGCTGGGAATgccgggaataccgggaatcACGGAGTTAATGAGGGCTGGGAATgccgggaataccgggaatcACGGAGTTAATGAGGGCTGGGAATGCCGAGAATCCCGGGAATACCGGAGTCAGGGAGGGCTGGGAATGCCGGGAATACTGGGAATCATGGGGAGAAATCCCGGAGTTAATGAGGGCtgggaaatcccgggaattcccgggaattctggAGTTAATGAGAGCTGGGAAAGCccaggaaatcctgggaatttggggaaaaatctgggagtTAATGAGTACGggcctggaaaactgggaaaatcccattcccaccattcccaatcccacaattcccattcccaatcccagaattcctgttattcccgttattcccgggAATCTCACCGGAGTCCAGGATGTGGTTGTTGCGCAggtcccagccccattcccaatcccagaattcccagaattcccagaattcccaggatcccCTCTGGAATCTCACCACTATCCAGGATGTGGTTGTTGCGCAGGTCCCagtcccagaattcccaatcattcccagaattcccaggattccctCTGGAATCTCACCGGAGTCCAGGATGTGGTTGTTGCGCAggtcccattcccactcccagaattcccagaattcccaggattccctCTGGAATCTCACCGGAATCCAGGATGTGGTTGTTGCGCAggtcccagccccattcccagaattcccagaattcccagaattcccaggattccctCTGGAATCTCACCACTATCCAGGATGTGGTTGTTGCGCAGGTCCAGCGTCCGCAGGGATCCGTTGGCTCTCAGGAGGTTCCCGAGCTGCGCCGCGTCCCCGGGAGCCGAGAGTTTGTTATCGGCCAGGTACAGCTCACGGAGAGTCACGTTCAACCGCAGGGCTGCCGCTGGAAAACcgggaaaaccgggaataaacaccgggaatgggatcaggaacaccgggaatgggactgggaa
The Poecile atricapillus isolate bPoeAtr1 chromosome 31, bPoeAtr1.hap1, whole genome shotgun sequence DNA segment above includes these coding regions:
- the PPP1R37 gene encoding protein phosphatase 1 regulatory subunit 37 isoform X1, which translates into the protein MDEAEPAAGDAAPEAAEASPGGGRGRPGAKRVTFPSDEDIVSGAVEPKDPWRHAQNVTVDEILAAYRQACQKLNCRQIPKLLKQIQEFKDLAPRIDCLDLKGEKLDYRSCEAMEEIFKRLQFRLLDLEQTSLDEDGASALFDMIEYYESATHLNIGSNKHLGPRGWQAAAHMMRKTSCLQYLDARGTPLLEASAPFVARALRISSSLVVLHLENAGLAGRPLMLLAAALRLNVTLRELYLADNKLSAPGDAAQLGNLLRANGSLRTLDLRNNHILDSGLAFLCEGLREQRRGLQTLVLWNNQLSHAGMAFLGMSLPHTQSLETLNLGHNPIGNEGVRNLKNGLIGNRSVLRLGLACTKLTCEGAVAVAEFVAESSRLLRLDLRENDIKTGGLMALSLALRVNHSLLRLDLDREPKKEAVKSFLETQKALLAEIQNGCKRNFVLAREKEEKEQQLRHSASMPEISGNEDPEDDPGIPGGASPEENGNAAPGGDSSSDTEEEEEEEEEGKDSREVLESCGNSGNSGNAERRISVSSPGRGRKIFVVTRVENVPEGSRAVPEGSGAVPEGSGAVPEGSGAVPEGSGIVPEGSGIVPEGSGAIPKGSGAVPEGSGIIPEGSGIVPEGSGAIPEGSGIVPDGSGIVPEESKTVPEGSGAIPEGSGDAPEGSETVPKGSGIVPDGSGTISDGSGTVPDGSGVVPDGSGSIPDGSSAVPNGSGAVPDESGVVPDESGAVPDGSGAVPDGLGAVPEGFGAIPGGSGSIPNRSGAVPDGSSTVPDGFGAAPDGSSTVPDGFGAAPDGSSTVPDGSSAVPDGSGAVPDGSGAVPDGSGAVPDGFGAVPDGSVAVPEPPRAAPAPIPELSRAGGSAGIPCGSPSRDSPLPNGLKADFARALPEPGPEGDGKSGMGEHELSCSRNEQELQELLLEASLDTAPEPL
- the PPP1R37 gene encoding protein phosphatase 1 regulatory subunit 37 isoform X3, whose translation is MMRKTSCLQYLDARGTPLLEASAPFVARALRISSSLVVLHLENAGLAGRPLMLLAAALRLNVTLRELYLADNKLSAPGDAAQLGNLLRANGSLRTLDLRNNHILDSGLAFLCEGLREQRRGLQTLVLWNNQLSHAGMAFLGMSLPHTQSLETLNLGHNPIGNEGVRNLKNGLIGNRSVLRLGLACTKLTCEGAVAVAEFVAESSRLLRLDLRENDIKTGGLMALSLALRVNHSLLRLDLDREPKKEAVKSFLETQKALLAEIQNGCKRNFVLAREKEEKEQQLRHSASMPEISGNEDPEDDPGIPGGASPEENGNAAPGGDSSSDTEEEEEEEEEGKDSREVLESCGNSGNSGNAERRISVSSPGRGRKIFVVTRVENVPEGSRAVPEGSGAVPEGSGAVPEGSGAVPEGSGIVPEGSGIVPEGSGAIPKGSGAVPEGSGIIPEGSGIVPEGSGAIPEGSGIVPDGSGIVPEESKTVPEGSGAIPEGSGDAPEGSETVPKGSGIVPDGSGTISDGSGTVPDGSGVVPDGSGSIPDGSSAVPNGSGAVPDESGVVPDESGAVPDGSGAVPDGLGAVPEGFGAIPGGSGSIPNRSGAVPDGSSTVPDGFGAAPDGSSTVPDGFGAAPDGSSTVPDGSSAVPDGSGAVPDGSGAVPDGSGAVPDGFGAVPDGSVAVPEPPRAAPAPIPELSRAGGSAGIPCGSPSRDSPLPNGLKADFARALPEPGPEGDGKSGMGEHELSCSRNEQELQELLLEASLDTAPEPL